In a genomic window of Pedobacter sp. KBS0701:
- a CDS encoding MBG domain-containing protein, protein MRKFYKKVFHFLFIIPVLLINVLSARAALSKGDLAVIGMNSDVDAGTTIRSFAVVALNNIAANEVIYITDRGWVNAYGSTAGHFVGAITTPQPSIVTTNEGTLQWQPSVTIPAGTVIIFKIDLATRTASGLKGDGSVLPAADFSILPGTWTNTTLSANPWPSATGDQLIIYQGSESNPSFIFAFNNIRLNATNVSNGWHTNPTSAEPVNQLQAYSELPSDLGTTYSTAFFTNTANSRYPNEKYNPSLSSGSKATILADITNTANWVNPSTSGTAYNFSLGFGSTNIKQFNLGSSTAPTVTAAKISISGASGTGGAFKIGDVATATWDNTASGDNNSGITAVTVDFSQFGGGAAVSATNSSGTWTATYTITPGAIDATGRNISITATNSVGPTTTADDANATVDNQAPTVTDARISISGASGTGGVFKIGDLVAATWNNTGGGDNNTDVISTVTVDFSQFGGGNAVAAANSSGTWTAFYTITAGNINRVINRNLAVTATDNAGNNTTTTDGTNATVDNQAPATPVVVAPANSSSTSSTTPTYTGTAELNSIVTVYVDNTSIGTTTTDGSGNWSKVQSPALTYASHSVEATATDAAGNVSIASNSNTFTVFAANQAPVVTTSGGITSFLGSQIVVDNGLTISDTDNTTLASATVTITGNFQTAQDVLAFTNTGSAIYGNIMGSYTAGSGTLTLTSAGATATLAQWQSALRAVTYNNTASSPNTASRTISFIVSDGPNNSNAATKTLTVTNQVSVISIVRAASNPTNSTSISYTITFDKAVTGINTFNFSVTTAGITSAGVSSVSGSGTTYTVTLNTGTGSGTITLNLANSAGISPGVGTTLPYIGETYNIDKTTPSVSSVAVPANGTYTTAQNLDFTVNFSEAVTVDVTGGIPYIAVTLNTGGTVRANYISGSGTSSLSYRYTVASTDRDLDGIALGGLNIDGATIRDAVGNNANTTLNNVGSTAGVLVDGTPNTSQTITFNTLPTKTYGDADFDPGATSDNSGIPVTYTSSNTNVATIVNGKIHIIAVGTSTITASQAGDATHSAATDVQQALTVNKKTIMVTAAAKSKTYGDADPVLTYTFAPALVTGDSFSGTLTRLPGENVGTYAINQGTLALSSNYTLTYVGADLTIGAKTVTVTAAAKSKTYGDADPALTYTFAPALVTGDSFSGSLTRLPGENVGTYAINQGTLALSSNYSLTYVGTDLTISAKTVTVTAATKSKTYGDADPVLTYTFAPALVTGDSFSGTLTRLPGENVGTYAINQGTLALNGNYTLTYVGADLAIGAKTVTVTAAAKSKTYGDADPVLTYTSASSLVTGDSFSGSLSRSPGENVGTYAINQGTLALNSNYTLTYVGADLTIGAKTVTVTAAAKSKTYGDADPALTYTFAPALVGTDAFSGTLTRSPGENVGTYAINQGTLALNSNYTLTYVGADLTIGAKTVTVTAAAKSKTYGDADPALTYTFAPALVTGDSFSGSLTRSPGENVGTYAINQGTLALNSNYTLTYVGADLTIGAKTVTVTAAAKSKTYGDADPALTYTFAPALVTGDSFSGSLTRSPGENVGTYAINQGTLALNGNYTLAYVGADLTIGAKTVTVTAAAKSKTYGDADPALTYTFAPALVTGDSFSGTLTRLPGENVGTYAINQGTLALSSNYSLTYVGADLTISAKTVTVTAAVKSKTYGDADPALTYTFAPALVTGDSFSGSLTRLPGENVGTYAINQGTLALNSNYTLTYVGADLTIGAKTVTVTAAAKSKTYGDADPALTYTFAPALVTGDSFSGSLTRLSGENVGTYAINQGTLALNSNYTLTYVGADLTIGAKTVTVTAAAKSKTYGDADPALTYTFAPALVTGDSFSGSLTRLSGENVGTYAINQGTLALNSNYTLTYVGTDLTIGAKTVTVTATAKSKTYGDADPVLTYTFAPALVGTDTFSGTLTRSPGENVGTYAINQGTLALNGNYSLTYVGADLTIGAKTVTVAAAAKSKTYGDADPVLTYTFAPALVGTDTFSGTLTRLTGENVGTYAINQGTLALNGNYTLTYVGADLTIGAKTVTVTAAAKSKTYGDADPALTYTFAPALVGTDAFSGTLTRSPGENVGTYAINQGTLALNSNYTLTYVGADLTISAKTVTVTAAAKSKTYGDADPVLTYTFAPALVTGDSFSGTLTRSPGENVGTYAINQGTLALNSNYTLTYVGADLTISAKTVTVTAAAKSKTYGDADPALTYTSAPSLVTGDSFSGTLTRLTGENVGTYAINQGTLALSSNYTLTYVGANLTIAAKTVTVTAAAKSKTYGDADPALTYTFAPSLVGTDTFSGTLTRLTGENVGTYAINQGTLSLSSNYTLTYVGADLTIGSKTVTVTAAAKSKTYGDADPALTYTFAPALVTGDSFTGSLTRLPGENVGTYAINQGTLALNSNYSLTYVGADLTIGAKTVTVTAAAKSKTYGDADPALTYTFAPALVGTDAFSGSLTRSPGENVGTYAINQGTLALNGNYSLTYVGADLTIGAKTVTVTAAAKSKTYGDADPALTYTFAPSLVGTDAFSGTLTRSPGENVGTYAINQGTLALNGNYTLTYVGANLTITKSALTVTATNAVMCQSDGFPTFGVTYTGFKAGDTENSLSTKPTVSTTANRNVAGNYVLVPSGGVSNNYSFVYVNGTLTINAVPLVSILSNKGTEISKGETTVLTASGGTAYSWSTASGIVSGQNTASLSVRPAQTTTYTVRVTNASGCVSSASITIKINEDYKLVANNILTPNGDGINDTWIVQNIDMYPNNEVRIFDRNGREMYSKKSYDNSWNGTIGGNDLAEGTYYYIITYGPNKLVQKGFITIIRNR, encoded by the coding sequence ATGAGAAAATTTTACAAAAAGGTATTTCATTTTTTATTCATTATCCCGGTGCTTTTAATCAATGTATTAAGTGCCAGGGCCGCTTTATCTAAAGGGGATCTTGCGGTGATTGGAATGAATAGTGACGTAGATGCCGGAACAACTATACGTAGTTTTGCGGTCGTGGCGCTTAATAATATTGCTGCGAATGAGGTGATTTATATTACCGACCGGGGGTGGGTAAATGCCTATGGCTCAACTGCAGGACATTTTGTAGGTGCAATAACAACACCACAACCATCAATTGTTACAACCAATGAGGGAACTTTGCAATGGCAGCCTTCAGTAACGATACCAGCAGGTACAGTGATTATCTTCAAGATTGACTTAGCTACTAGGACCGCATCGGGCCTAAAAGGGGATGGTAGTGTGCTTCCAGCTGCAGATTTTTCAATACTCCCGGGCACATGGACCAATACTACTCTTTCTGCCAATCCATGGCCTTCTGCAACGGGTGATCAGTTAATCATCTACCAGGGAAGTGAAAGCAATCCTTCATTTATCTTTGCGTTTAATAATATCAGATTAAATGCTACTAATGTTTCGAACGGATGGCATACAAATCCCACCAGTGCTGAGCCCGTTAATCAACTTCAGGCTTATAGCGAATTGCCATCTGACCTAGGTACAACTTATTCTACTGCCTTTTTTACGAATACAGCTAATTCACGTTATCCCAATGAAAAATATAATCCTAGCTTATCAAGTGGGTCAAAAGCTACAATTTTAGCGGATATTACCAATACGGCTAACTGGGTTAATCCGTCTACATCTGGCACAGCGTATAACTTTAGTCTGGGCTTTGGCTCTACTAATATAAAACAATTTAACCTGGGCAGCTCAACAGCGCCAACAGTCACTGCCGCCAAGATCAGCATTAGCGGCGCAAGTGGCACAGGTGGTGCATTCAAGATAGGAGATGTTGCAACCGCAACCTGGGACAATACAGCCAGCGGAGATAACAATTCAGGTATCACAGCAGTAACTGTTGACTTTAGTCAGTTTGGAGGCGGTGCTGCAGTTTCAGCTACCAACAGTAGCGGCACTTGGACAGCCACTTATACGATCACACCCGGTGCTATTGATGCCACAGGCAGAAATATTTCAATAACCGCAACAAATTCAGTCGGGCCTACAACTACGGCCGATGACGCTAATGCTACCGTGGATAACCAGGCACCAACAGTTACCGATGCGAGGATCAGCATCAGCGGCGCTAGCGGAACAGGTGGCGTTTTTAAGATTGGTGATCTGGTAGCAGCTACCTGGAACAATACTGGAGGAGGCGATAATAATACGGATGTCATCTCGACCGTTACTGTTGATTTCAGCCAGTTTGGCGGCGGAAACGCCGTTGCTGCCGCGAACAGCAGTGGTACCTGGACTGCTTTCTATACCATTACGGCTGGTAATATCAATCGTGTAATCAATAGAAATTTGGCAGTAACCGCTACGGACAATGCCGGAAACAATACCACCACAACTGATGGTACCAATGCTACTGTTGATAATCAGGCACCGGCTACACCGGTTGTTGTTGCGCCTGCAAATTCATCAAGCACGAGTTCTACAACCCCAACCTATACAGGCACAGCCGAACTAAACAGTATCGTTACAGTATACGTAGATAATACATCTATAGGTACTACTACAACTGATGGGAGTGGTAACTGGAGTAAAGTACAATCGCCGGCACTCACTTATGCTTCACATAGCGTAGAAGCAACGGCAACTGATGCCGCTGGTAATGTAAGTATAGCCAGCAACAGCAATACTTTTACAGTATTTGCTGCTAACCAGGCGCCTGTAGTTACCACATCAGGAGGAATCACTTCATTTTTAGGGTCACAAATTGTTGTAGATAATGGGTTAACGATTTCTGACACGGATAATACTACGCTCGCCAGTGCAACAGTAACAATTACAGGAAATTTTCAAACTGCACAGGATGTTTTAGCTTTTACCAATACCGGCAGTGCTATTTATGGAAATATTATGGGCAGCTATACTGCCGGAAGCGGTACATTAACGTTAACTTCGGCTGGTGCTACCGCTACATTAGCGCAATGGCAATCGGCTTTGAGGGCAGTTACTTACAATAACACAGCAAGTTCACCTAATACAGCAAGCAGGACTATCTCCTTTATCGTGAGTGATGGGCCAAATAATAGTAATGCCGCTACTAAAACATTAACTGTAACTAATCAGGTTTCGGTGATATCAATTGTTCGTGCGGCTTCAAATCCAACTAATTCCACTTCGATAAGTTATACCATTACTTTTGATAAAGCGGTAACCGGTATTAACACTTTTAATTTCTCTGTAACCACGGCTGGTATTACCAGTGCCGGTGTATCATCCGTTTCGGGCTCAGGCACTACTTATACAGTTACTTTGAACACAGGCACAGGCTCTGGAACGATCACTTTAAATCTGGCTAATTCAGCAGGTATTTCTCCTGGTGTGGGTACAACATTACCCTATATAGGAGAAACCTATAACATTGATAAAACTACACCATCAGTTTCATCGGTAGCTGTTCCAGCTAATGGTACTTACACTACTGCTCAAAATCTTGATTTTACAGTTAATTTTTCGGAAGCTGTTACAGTTGACGTCACAGGTGGTATACCATATATAGCTGTCACTCTAAATACAGGTGGCACCGTACGTGCAAATTATATTTCGGGAAGCGGTACCTCTTCACTTTCATATCGATATACAGTTGCGAGCACCGATAGAGATTTGGATGGTATTGCTTTAGGAGGGTTAAATATTGATGGAGCTACTATCAGAGACGCAGTAGGTAATAATGCAAATACAACTTTAAACAATGTGGGCAGTACCGCCGGTGTACTGGTCGATGGAACTCCAAACACTTCCCAAACCATTACATTCAATACATTGCCAACAAAAACTTATGGCGATGCAGATTTTGACCCGGGAGCTACAAGTGATAATTCAGGCATTCCGGTTACATATACCAGTAGCAATACCAATGTGGCAACCATTGTGAATGGTAAAATCCACATCATTGCTGTAGGTACATCAACAATTACTGCCAGTCAGGCAGGAGATGCAACACATAGTGCAGCGACAGATGTGCAGCAGGCGTTAACAGTAAACAAGAAAACCATTATGGTAACCGCGGCAGCGAAAAGCAAAACTTATGGTGATGCTGATCCTGTACTGACTTATACTTTTGCTCCGGCATTGGTAACAGGTGACAGTTTCAGCGGAACATTGACCAGATTACCTGGCGAGAACGTAGGCACTTATGCGATCAACCAGGGCACACTGGCCTTGAGCAGCAACTATACCTTAACTTATGTTGGTGCTGATTTAACGATCGGAGCAAAAACAGTTACGGTAACGGCCGCAGCGAAAAGCAAAACCTACGGCGATGCTGATCCTGCACTGACTTATACCTTTGCTCCGGCATTGGTAACGGGTGACAGTTTCAGCGGAAGTCTGACCAGGTTACCTGGCGAGAATGTAGGAACTTATGCGATCAACCAGGGCACACTGGCCTTGAGCAGCAATTATAGCTTAACCTATGTTGGTACTGATTTAACAATCAGTGCAAAAACGGTAACGGTAACTGCGGCAACGAAAAGCAAAACTTATGGAGATGCTGATCCTGTACTGACTTATACTTTTGCTCCTGCATTGGTAACAGGTGACAGTTTCAGCGGAACTTTGACCAGATTGCCTGGAGAAAACGTAGGTACTTATGCGATCAATCAAGGTACACTGGCCTTGAACGGCAATTATACCTTAACTTATGTTGGTGCTGATTTAGCAATCGGTGCAAAAACGGTAACGGTAACTGCGGCAGCGAAAAGCAAAACCTACGGCGATGCTGATCCTGTATTGACTTATACCTCTGCATCTTCACTGGTAACAGGTGATAGCTTCAGCGGAAGTCTAAGCAGATCACCTGGCGAAAATGTGGGTACTTATGCCATCAACCAGGGTACACTGGCCTTGAACAGCAATTATACCTTAACCTATGTTGGTGCTGATTTAACGATCGGAGCAAAAACGGTAACGGTAACAGCGGCAGCGAAAAGCAAAACTTATGGAGATGCTGATCCTGCACTAACTTATACCTTTGCTCCGGCATTGGTAGGAACAGATGCTTTCAGCGGAACATTGACCCGATCACCTGGCGAAAATGTGGGCACTTATGCCATCAACCAGGGAACATTAGCCCTGAACAGCAATTATACCTTAACTTATGTTGGTGCTGATTTAACGATCGGAGCAAAAACGGTAACGGTAACAGCAGCAGCGAAAAGCAAAACCTACGGCGATGCTGATCCTGCACTGACTTATACCTTTGCTCCGGCATTGGTAACAGGTGACAGTTTCAGCGGAAGTCTGACCAGATCACCTGGAGAAAATGTAGGTACGTATGCCATCAACCAGGGCACACTGGCCTTGAACAGCAATTATACCTTAACTTATGTTGGTGCTGATTTAACGATCGGAGCAAAAACGGTAACGGTAACAGCAGCAGCGAAAAGCAAAACCTACGGCGATGCTGATCCTGCACTGACTTATACCTTTGCTCCGGCATTGGTAACAGGTGACAGTTTCAGCGGAAGTCTGACCAGATCACCTGGAGAAAATGTAGGTACGTATGCCATCAACCAGGGCACACTGGCCTTGAACGGCAATTATACCTTAGCTTATGTTGGTGCTGATTTAACGATCGGAGCAAAAACGGTAACGGTAACAGCGGCAGCGAAAAGCAAAACTTATGGAGATGCTGATCCTGCACTGACTTATACCTTTGCTCCGGCATTGGTAACAGGTGACAGTTTCAGCGGAACATTGACCAGATTACCTGGCGAGAATGTGGGAACTTATGCCATCAACCAGGGTACACTAGCTCTAAGCAGCAATTATAGCTTAACCTATGTTGGTGCTGATTTAACAATCAGTGCAAAAACAGTTACGGTAACAGCGGCAGTGAAAAGCAAAACTTATGGAGATGCTGATCCTGCACTGACTTATACCTTTGCTCCGGCATTGGTAACGGGTGACAGTTTTAGCGGAAGTCTGACCAGGTTACCTGGCGAGAATGTAGGAACTTATGCCATCAACCAGGGTACATTAGCCTTGAACAGCAATTATACCTTGACTTATGTTGGTGCTGATTTAACAATCGGAGCAAAAACAGTTACGGTAACGGCCGCAGCAAAAAGCAAAACCTACGGCGATGCTGATCCTGCACTGACTTATACCTTTGCTCCGGCATTGGTAACAGGTGACAGTTTCAGCGGAAGTTTGACCAGGTTATCTGGCGAGAACGTGGGTACTTATGCGATCAATCAAGGTACATTGGCCTTGAACAGCAATTATACCTTAACCTATGTTGGTGCTGATTTAACAATCGGAGCAAAAACAGTTACGGTAACGGCCGCAGCAAAAAGCAAAACCTACGGCGATGCTGATCCTGCACTGACTTATACCTTTGCTCCGGCATTGGTAACAGGTGACAGTTTCAGCGGAAGTTTGACCAGGTTATCTGGCGAGAACGTGGGTACTTATGCGATCAATCAAGGTACATTGGCCTTGAACAGCAATTATACCTTAACCTATGTTGGTACTGATTTAACGATCGGAGCAAAAACAGTTACGGTAACGGCCACAGCGAAAAGCAAAACTTATGGAGATGCCGATCCTGTACTAACTTATACCTTTGCTCCGGCATTGGTAGGAACAGATACTTTCAGCGGAACATTGACCAGATCACCTGGCGAAAACGTGGGTACTTATGCCATCAACCAAGGTACATTAGCCCTGAACGGCAATTATAGCTTAACTTATGTTGGTGCTGATTTAACGATCGGAGCAAAAACAGTTACGGTAGCGGCCGCAGCGAAAAGCAAAACTTATGGAGATGCTGATCCTGTACTGACTTATACTTTTGCTCCGGCATTGGTAGGAACAGATACTTTCAGCGGAACTTTGACCAGATTGACTGGAGAAAACGTAGGTACTTATGCGATCAATCAAGGTACACTGGCCTTGAACGGCAATTATACCTTAACTTATGTTGGTGCTGATTTAACAATCGGTGCAAAAACGGTAACGGTAACAGCGGCAGCGAAAAGCAAAACTTATGGAGATGCTGATCCTGCACTGACTTATACTTTTGCTCCGGCATTGGTGGGCACAGATGCTTTCAGCGGAACATTGACCCGATCACCTGGCGAAAATGTGGGTACCTATGCGATCAACCAGGGAACATTAGCCTTGAACAGCAATTATACCTTAACTTATGTTGGTGCTGATTTAACAATCAGTGCAAAAACGGTAACGGTAACAGCGGCAGCGAAAAGCAAAACTTATGGAGATGCTGATCCTGTACTGACTTATACTTTTGCTCCGGCATTGGTAACAGGTGACAGTTTCAGCGGAACATTGACCAGATCACCTGGCGAAAACGTGGGTACTTATGCGATCAACCAGGGTACATTAGCCTTGAACAGCAATTATACCTTGACTTATGTTGGTGCTGATTTAACAATCAGTGCAAAAACGGTAACGGTAACTGCGGCAGCGAAAAGCAAAACTTATGGCGATGCTGATCCTGCATTGACTTATACCTCTGCACCTTCATTGGTAACAGGTGACAGTTTCAGCGGAACATTGACCAGATTAACTGGCGAGAATGTGGGAACTTATGCAATTAACCAGGGTACACTAGCTTTAAGCAGCAATTATACCTTAACCTATGTTGGCGCTAATTTAACGATCGCTGCAAAAACGGTAACGGTAACTGCGGCAGCGAAAAGCAAAACCTACGGCGATGCTGATCCTGCACTGACTTATACCTTTGCTCCTTCATTAGTAGGGACAGATACTTTCAGCGGAACATTGACCAGATTAACTGGCGAGAATGTGGGAACTTATGCCATCAACCAGGGTACACTATCTTTAAGCAGCAATTATACCTTGACTTATGTTGGTGCTGATTTAACAATCGGTTCAAAAACAGTTACGGTAACCGCCGCAGCGAAAAGCAAAACTTATGGTGATGCTGATCCTGCACTGACCTATACCTTTGCTCCGGCATTGGTAACGGGTGACAGTTTCACAGGAAGTCTTACCAGGTTACCTGGCGAAAATGTGGGCACTTATGCGATCAACCAGGGCACACTGGCCTTGAACAGCAATTATAGCTTAACTTATGTTGGTGCTGATTTAACAATCGGTGCAAAAACGGTAACGGTAACAGCAGCAGCGAAAAGCAAAACCTATGGCGATGCTGATCCTGCATTGACTTATACCTTTGCTCCGGCATTGGTGGGCACAGATGCTTTCAGCGGAAGTTTGACCAGATCACCTGGCGAAAATGTGGGCACTTATGCCATCAACCAGGGTACATTAGCCCTGAACGGCAATTATAGCTTAACTTATGTTGGTGCTGATTTAACGATCGGAGCAAAAACGGTAACGGTAACAGCGGCAGCAAAAAGCAAAACCTACGGCGATGCTGATCCTGCACTAACTTATACTTTTGCTCCTTCACTGGTAGGAACAGATGCTTTCAGCGGAACATTGACCAGATCACCTGGCGAAAATGTGGGTACTTATGCCATCAACCAGGGTACATTAGCCTTGAACGGCAATTATACCTTAACCTATGTTGGTGCTAACCTGACCATTACTAAATCTGCACTTACTGTTACGGCAACCAATGCAGTAATGTGCCAGTCAGACGGTTTCCCAACGTTTGGCGTAACTTATACTGGTTTTAAAGCAGGTGATACTGAAAATTCATTGAGCACAAAACCAACTGTCAGTACTACTGCCAATAGAAATGTAGCAGGCAATTATGTATTGGTACCGTCTGGTGGTGTGTCAAACAATTACAGTTTTGTATATGTAAACGGTACGTTAACAATCAATGCAGTTCCATTGGTAAGTATTTTAAGCAATAAAGGCACTGAAATTAGTAAGGGTGAAACAACGGTATTAACCGCCAGTGGAGGCACAGCTTATAGCTGGTCTACAGCAAGCGGCATTGTCAGCGGACAGAATACCGCATCCCTCAGCGTTCGTCCGGCACAAACTACAACTTATACGGTTCGTGTAACCAATGCCAGCGGTTGCGTTAGCTCCGCGTCGATCACAATTAAGATAAATGAGGACTATAAGTTGGTTGCGAATAATATCTTAACCCCAAATGGAGACGGTATAAATGATACCTGGATTGTACAGAACATTGATATGTATCCAAATAACGAAGTTCGGATATTTGATCGCAACGGCAGGGAAATGTACAGCAAAAAATCGTATGATAACAGCTGGAATGGAACTATCGGAGGAAACGATCTTGCGGAAGGAACTTATTATTACATCATTACTTATGGCCCAAATAAATTGGTTCAAAAAGGATTTATCACGATTATCAGAAACCGCTAA
- a CDS encoding phage tail protein: MEGTIGEVRMFAGTFAPMSWSICGGQTLGIRTYTALYAIIGINYGGDGTTTFKLPDLQGRTIVGAGQGPGLSAYNIGDSDGTESVTIGLPEMSAHIHGLTYIPAAGTATVTVKASADQYDEPSPTGNLLGAPSGLGEMLYGVAQAPAQQAPMANGTLSIQSVSGPQLTSLAIATSGSTAPAVHENRQPSMALNYVICIEGLFPARD; encoded by the coding sequence ATGGAAGGAACTATAGGAGAGGTAAGGATGTTCGCAGGAACGTTTGCACCGATGAGCTGGTCAATTTGTGGCGGGCAAACTTTAGGAATACGTACCTATACTGCATTATATGCTATAATTGGTATTAATTATGGTGGCGATGGTACAACCACATTTAAATTACCTGATTTACAGGGAAGGACTATTGTAGGTGCAGGTCAGGGGCCTGGGCTTTCAGCATATAACATAGGTGACTCAGACGGCACAGAATCAGTAACAATCGGTCTGCCGGAAATGTCGGCTCATATACATGGTTTAACATATATACCTGCGGCAGGTACAGCAACTGTAACCGTTAAAGCATCTGCTGATCAATACGATGAGCCCAGCCCTACAGGCAATCTTTTAGGTGCGCCAAGTGGATTGGGGGAAATGCTATATGGCGTAGCGCAAGCGCCGGCACAACAAGCGCCAATGGCTAATGGTACGCTGAGTATACAAAGTGTAAGCGGACCGCAGTTAACCAGTCTGGCTATAGCAACTTCTGGCTCAACAGCACCTGCCGTCCATGAGAACAGGCAACCTTCAATGGCACTTAATTATGTGATTTGTATAGAAGGACTTTTTCCTGCAAGAGACTAA
- a CDS encoding phage tail protein, with protein sequence MEGTVGEIRAFAGNFAPRTWMFCQGQQMSLSQYQVLYAIIGTIYGGDGVNTFNLPNIASRIVVGAGQGAGLSAYPLGQVNGQENHTLTSSELPAHTHQITPTYSTTAASVNISLNAVASSGAENSPVGNYLAQDSSGTDNVYANPANSPNLVNLNSNAAQLSNLSPPIPGVTIGVAGSSLPHNNIQPLLAVNYIICIEGLFPSRN encoded by the coding sequence ATGGAAGGAACAGTTGGCGAAATCCGTGCATTTGCAGGCAATTTCGCACCAAGAACCTGGATGTTTTGCCAAGGGCAACAAATGTCCTTATCTCAATATCAAGTTTTATATGCAATTATCGGCACCATTTATGGTGGAGACGGCGTGAACACTTTCAATTTACCCAACATTGCCAGTCGCATAGTAGTAGGAGCGGGTCAAGGCGCTGGCCTGAGCGCTTATCCATTAGGGCAGGTAAACGGACAGGAAAATCATACGCTGACTTCATCAGAGCTGCCAGCCCATACGCATCAAATTACCCCTACTTACAGTACAACTGCAGCATCAGTAAATATTTCATTAAATGCAGTCGCTTCTTCTGGTGCTGAAAATAGTCCGGTAGGTAATTATTTGGCGCAAGACTCATCGGGTACTGACAATGTTTATGCAAATCCAGCTAATTCTCCAAATCTGGTTAACCTTAATAGTAATGCTGCACAGCTTAGTAATCTCTCACCGCCAATACCAGGTGTAACCATCGGTGTAGCAGGTAGTAGCTTGCCGCACAACAATATACAGCCATTACTGGCTGTAAACTACATCATTTGTATAGAAGGACTTTTCCCTTCAAGAAACTAA
- a CDS encoding phage tail protein gives MEGTIAEVRIFAGDFAPRNWAFCQGQLLNVNTNQAVFAIVGTLYGGDGRSTFGLPDLRSRTVVGVGAGAGLSVYTPGEKVGVEAVPLTVNQIPAHTHTAAVTPGTGNGIGNATFYGNPNGGTQDNGLNAFVSKDGSTQMASFATGGTLSALNNSSLEVTNVNIPNPTVALQPAGVGVGHNNIMPSIALNYIICIQGYFPSRN, from the coding sequence ATGGAAGGAACAATTGCTGAAGTCCGGATTTTTGCCGGCGATTTTGCGCCTAGAAACTGGGCGTTTTGCCAGGGCCAGTTGTTAAACGTGAACACTAACCAGGCAGTTTTTGCCATAGTGGGTACTTTGTACGGTGGTGACGGGCGCTCCACTTTCGGGTTGCCAGATTTGCGCAGCAGAACAGTAGTAGGTGTAGGTGCAGGTGCGGGCTTGTCCGTTTATACACCAGGAGAAAAAGTAGGGGTAGAAGCGGTACCGCTTACTGTAAATCAAATACCTGCGCATACGCATACCGCCGCAGTTACTCCTGGTACGGGTAATGGTATAGGTAATGCTACATTTTATGGAAATCCTAACGGAGGTACACAAGATAACGGGCTAAATGCTTTTGTCAGCAAGGACGGATCCACCCAAATGGCCAGTTTCGCTACTGGCGGTACTTTGAGTGCCTTAAATAATAGCTCTTTAGAGGTTACAAATGTTAACATTCCCAATCCGACTGTTGCATTACAACCCGCAGGAGTCGGTGTTGGGCATAATAACATCATGCCAAGCATTGCACTCAATTACATTATCTGTATACAAGGATATTTTCCATCAAGAAATTAA